The Rufibacter sp. DG15C region TCTCTTGCTAAATAAGGATGTTCCGTTTTTGGCTTATTTTCCAGAAAACAGGCCAAAAACGAGCCTCCTATTTACGGTAAGCAACCTCCTCAGAGATTAAGTAATTCTGCAGTTGGGACATCACTTTTTAGCCATGTACTCAAAAAGCAACATGCAGTCAAATTCCTGAAAGAATTCCGTCAACTCAATGACAAAAAGCAGGTAGGATTATGATGGATGCCATCTTTTAAAACATTTCCCACCTGGTGTCATTTTTGGGCTATTTTCTAGAATATAAGCCAAAAACGGCACTCAGTAACTTCTTACGCATTTCCCAGAATCATCCCCACGCCATACGCCAAACTTGCGGCAGCTCCACCCAACAGTAATGTCTCTAGCCCAGAGGAATACCAAGGCTTATTGACGAACCTGCTTTTAAGTGCGCCAATGAAGAAAAAGGCAAAACCCGTACACACACTACTCCACCAAAAAGGGGCTTGCAACGGTGCAGAGAAGAGATAATTCCATAGATATGGTGCCACCGGAATGAGTCCGATTAATAGAAAAGCAGTGAAGGTGGCAAGGGCGGCTTTCCAGGCAGAAACGGGTAACAAACTGAGCCCGTGTTCTTCCTGCAGCATGGTGTCTGCCCAAATCTGCTTGTCCTTTACCAGCGTTTCCACCACCTGTTCTAGCAGTTGGCCGGTGAATCCTTTCTTGGCGTAAATCTGCCGTATTTCTTCTTTCTCACCGTCGGGGTACTCTTCCATCTGCCGCAATTCTTCTGCCAAGGTTTTTTCCAGAAACTGCTTTTCTGTCTGGGTGCCCAAGTAATTACTGACTGCCATGCTAAACCCATCCGCTAACAGATTCGCCATGCCTAAAATGATGACAATTTTAGGGGAGAGGTGGGCGCCCGCCACCCCAGAAACCACTGCAAACGTAGTGACGGCCCCGTCTACCGCTCCATACACAAAATCCTTTAGGTAGCTGTGTTTTGTCACATGCAGCAACCTATGATTTATTTGCTCTGGCGTATGTGATTGCTCTAATAAGAACCTTGAATTGGATGGTGGAGTAGGCATGCGAACCAAGATTTGCCCTGTTAATGAAACGCGTTGACTACTTGAAGGTTATGCGTAGATTTGGATGAACGGATGGTTTAAGCATGAAGGTAGCGCCCTTCTAGTTTCTAGTTTCTAGTATTAGTATATAGGTGAATTTCCATGTATTTCTTGCTGCCTCTGCGCTTGAATTACGTATATGATAAGTGTCACCTTGGCTCAAGGCAATTGTCATGATTTGGGCGAACATTCTTAATGAGATTTGTAGAAGAGGAACCCATAATCCTGTTAGCCTTACCTGTTTATTCACGCCAATACTACCGCTATGAAAACCATCCTAGTTCCCACAGACTTCTCAAAAAACGCCCACAATGCCATGCGGTATGCGGCGGGCTTGGCCAGTCAGGTAGAGGCCAAAATAATCATTGCTCATATCATCCATTTGCCGGTCGCTCCTTTGGAAAGCGGCATGGTAATCACGCCAGACATGCACTTGGAAGAAGACTTCTCTTTGGAACTAGGCACCCTGGCCAACAACCTTCGCCAAGAATACAACAATCAATTCGCCATAGAGACCATATGCCAGTATGGTTACCTGACCGGTGATTTGAATGACCTGGTGAAAACTCATCAGGTGGATCTGGTGGTAATGGGTACCCACGGCGCTACTAATTTCTTAGACAAACTGATTGGCACCAACTCTTCTGAGTTTAGTAAATCTGCTGTTTGCCCGGTGTTGATTATTCCGGCCGTTGCCCAGTTTAAGCAGATAAAACACATTGCCTATGCCTCAGATTTTGAGAGCGAAGAAGGCGTCTTTCTCAGACAGCTATTTTCCATTGCCCAATTGTTCCAGGCCAAGGTGTCCATCATCAATGTGATAGATGACAAGGAACTGAACATTCTCTCAGACACGCAGGTGGTGGAGGACATCACCTCGCAGTTTCCTGAGGTTGTGTACAGCATCGCGCAGATGCGCATTCATGATGTATTGGAGGGTCTGCACGCGTTTGTAGAAGAATCTCAGGCAGATGTTCTGGCGGTGTCCATTCATAAACGGGGGTTCTTTGATGAGCTTTTCCACTCCAGTATTTCCAAAAAATTAATCTACCATACTACATCTCCCTTGCTGACCCTGCCAGAAAATCCTTATCAAAAGAGTTGGGAAAGCACCTCTACCCATAGTCCTTATAGCTCAATTTAAGGCAGAGAAGTAATAGGAATTACCTGTTAAGAAATATCAGCCTAAACAACTGCCAATCACAAGCAAATCACTGCTTTAGAGCACCAAAACATGAACCGCCGGCATATTTTTCTAGTAGTGTTGATCATGCTTTTGGCTAATGGTGTTTTGTTTGCGCAGGCAGTGACAATGACGCCGGCTTCGCAACAACAGGCGTTGCAAAAGGCACTTCTACAGTATCAATCCATCATCAATACGGGTACTTGGCTGGCGTTTCCGGAGGACCTCTGTGTACAGCCGGGTGCACAAGACAAGTTTGTGCCAAAGGTCAGGAATCTGTTGTGCCTTACCCAGGATTTGACGCAGTGTGCCACCCAGGACAGCAGCTTTTTTGATGAGCATTTGGTAGCCGCCGTCAAGCGCTTTCAGAAGCGGCATGGTTTACCCGCAGACGGCATCATTGGGTGCAGAACCTTGACCGCCTTAAATGTGTCACCCGCTCAGCGCGTGCAGCAGATCATGGTCAACTTGGCCCGCTGGCAAGACTCTGCCTATGCCGTCACCACGTATCCTTTGGTGCTGGTCAATATCCCTGACTACCGCTTGCACCTTCTCAATAACCAGGCACAAACCATTTGGCAGACCAGGGTGATAGTGGGGCAGCGGACAAAGGCCTTACAAACCCGGCAAGTGAACAGCAGGATCAGTTACCTGGTGGTAAGGCCCACTTGGAACGTGCCCAAGAGCATCATCAAGAATGAGATAATACCTGCGGTAAGAAGAGACCGTAACTATCTGGCAAAAAACCACATGGCCTTGTACAAAGACGGTAAACGCAGGCAAGTGCAGGTGAGCGTGAGCAGCATCCACTGGAAAACCGTCAATCCTGAAGACCTCACCGTCATCCAAAGTCCCGGATCCTGGAACGCGCTGGGTAAGGTGAAATTCATCTTCCACAACCCATTTCATATTTACCTGCATGACACGCCCGTCAAGTCTCTTTTTGACCACCCGGTAAGAGCCTACAGCCATGGGTGCGTGCGTGTAGAACAGCCAGAGAAGTTGGCGGCCTATCTTATGAATCCAGACTGGGGCAAACCTTCTTCCTTTTCATTGCAAGCCCAAAAAGGAATCAATGGAACCGTCTTTTTGCCTAAGCCAGTGGCGGTTCAGATACGGTATTTTACGTGTTGGGTAGATGGTCAAGGCGTGCTCCAGTTTAGAGATGATATCTATGGGTTGGATACCATCCAACAGCTTACCGTTGCGCCAACATTAGACTAACTTAGAGAAGGTAATGGCTCCGGAAGTTCTTCTTGGGTCGCCACCACTGGAGCCCAGTTAAACTCCTGGCATAGACGCCGGAAGTTGTCGGGTAGGGATGCTTTAATGGTAATGGTTTCTCCTGTAACTGGGTGCTCGAACTTTAGCGAGGCGGCGTGCAGTAAAAGGGTAGGGCTGTTTAATTCCTCCAGAAACATGCGGTTATGACGCCAGTCTCCGTGTTTTTTGTCTCCAACAATGTAGTGCCGGGCATGCGCGAAATGCTTGCGTATCTGGTGCATTCTGCCCGTTTCAGGTTTAATCTTAACCAAGCTATAGCGTGCCGTCTGGTAGGGACCTACCGCAATGGGCAGCTCTACCGTGGCCAGGCACTTGAAATGCGTGACGGCGTCCTGTGCTTCTTTGTGCTGGTGATCCTTATCTGGCCGAATGGGGCTGTCAATGGTTCCTTCTTCTGGGGCGTACCCGCGCACAATGGCAAAATAGGTTTTGTCTGGCTGGCGCTCCGTGAAGGCTTTCACCAAAGGAGCTGTGGCCTCGGGGCTTTTGGCAAACAGCAACACGCCAGAGGTTCCTCTGTCCAGACGGTGAACGGCATGCAGGCGGTAGCCCAGTTGGTCGCGCAACAGCTGTAACGCGAACTCTTTTTTCTCTTCGGCTATGCGTGTCCTGTGTACCAGCAACCCATTGGGTTTATTGATGGCCACATACTGCGCATCTTCATAGATGATCTCCAGCACAGAATCAGTCTTAAGTAAGGCCGCAATTTACAGAAAATTAAGGGATCAAGGGTGATTAAGCATCAGGAGGTCATGCTTTAAAACAAGGTCAAAGGGAAAGATTCGCCCGCCAAAAAATGGTCTCTGTCTGCCGGAAGCATCAGTAGGCCATCGGCTATCAAGATACTAGTCAAATCACCGGAACCCGTGGTTGGCACGGCCGTGGCCTTTAACATTCCATCTTGATTGTTTAGGCTAACTGCCAGGTGATAGGTGAGGGATGGCTTGAATGTTACATCATGCTTTAGTTGCGCCCAGTCTTGTTTCTTCTGTAAGCCCAGGCAATGTCTCAACCAAGGCTTGAAATACAAATGGTAGCAAACGAATGTAGACACCGGGTTGCCGGGAAACCCGAAGACCACCTGCCCACCAGGCATGCGGCCAAACAGCATGGGTTTGCCTGGTTTTTGGGCTATTTTATGGAAAACAGGCAAAAAACGGAGTTGCTCCAATACCTGCGGCAGGTAATCAAACTTGCCCTTAGACACGGCTCCTGAAAGTAATATCGCATCATGCTCCTCTAAAATGGAAGCCAATTGTTCACGCATCACCTCGGGATCATCTGGCAGGTGAATCAATTGGACATTGATATGCTCTCGTTGCAACTCGGCTGCCAGCATGAACACGTTTGACTTCCTGATTTGATGAGGCAGGGGCGACTGGTCTACGTCCACTAATTCATTCCCGGTGGAACAGATGGCCACTTTGGGCAGACGGTAGACCGGCACTGTGGAATACCCAACCGTAGCCAAGGTGCCAATCATGGCAGGCGTGATGCGTTGGCCCCGGTGAAGCAAGACCGTGCCTTTTGGGCAATCTGCACCTTGCCGGTGAATGTTCTGCCCCAATAGAATTTGGTCTGTAAGAACAGTGGCTTGGTTGTCTTCTAGCTGGCAGCTTTCATAAGGTATTACTGCATTGGTATTTAAGGGAAGCATGGCGCCAGTCATTACTTCCACACAGTTCTTGGGATTGGACAAAGTGGTTGGCGGCTCACCGGCGGCTTGTATCTGTGAGATGGGAAAGGTCCTGGTGCCTTGCTCAAACTCCCCCAGATCAATGGCAATCCCATCCATGGTCACGCGGTCAAACGGCGGAAAGTCGCGGTCTGCCTTCACCTCCTGCGCCAATACGCGGTTTAATGACTGCAACAAAGGCACTACTTCCACCGGCAGGGAAAGGGTTTGCTGCAACACTAACTGCAAGGCTTGCTCTACTGAGATCATAACGCTGATAAGGAAAAGGGATTAGCTGTAACTGAGAACTAATTTCAACCCGATGAACAAGACAAAAACGCCCGTCAACCCTTTGACAGCTCTGGGTTGGATCATTTTTAGGCTTACTCTAGTGCCCAGCTGGCCGCCAAGAAAAACGGCTAACAGCAAAGGGAATAGCACCATGTAATCTGCTTTAAAATTTCCACTCACGGCCTGCCCCAAAAGCCCGGCAAAGGAGTTCACCAGAATAAAGAAAGAGGCGAGCGCAGCAATGGTTTTAGGTTGGGCCCATTTAAGAAGATGTAAGACCGGAGAGACCAGGATGCCCCCGCCAATGCCTACCAAGCCAGACACCAAACCAGCACTTGTTCCTAAGAATATATTGAAGGCCTGTGGCTTGGAAGTAGTAGCTGGTTGAACTTGGGGCTGAAGAAAGAACTGTACAATCAACAATGCCCCAGACAAAGCCAAAACCGTTCCCAGGCAAATGAAGAAGACTGCTTGCGACAAGCTGATGGTGGCTCCTATAAAAGCGGCCGGAACACTGGAAATCACCAAAGGCGCAAACTTCTTTAGGTCAAAAAGCCCTTGCTTGAAAAACAGGTAGGTGCCGCCCGACACCACCACCAAATTACAGAGCAGCGCCGTGGTTTTAATCTCCAGAAAATTAGGCAGAAACAAGGCCAGCAAAGCCAAATAACTGGAACCACCCCCAAACCCAACCGAAGAGTACAAAGCGGCTATGGCAAAAAAGCAAAGGACTAACCAAAGGAACGAGGTCTCCATCATTTAACCACTAAGGTATTGGGCAACTCGGCTAGCCATTGGTCCATGCCTCCGATCATGCTGTATACTTCCAGGGAGGCGTCATGCTCTAACAGCAATTGAGCGGCTTTCCTGCTTCTCCCTCCTTTTTGGCAGAGGGTCACAATAGGCAAATGTAAAGGGATTTGCTTCAACTGGGAAGGCAAAATGCCCAAAGGCGTAAGCAAGGCTCTCTGTAAATGACTTTGGTTGTATTCATCTTGCTCCCGCACGTCTAAGAGCAGGAATTTCTTCCCTCCGCTAAACCAATCATGCACCTCCTGCGGTGTTACTTCTGGAACGGTAGCGCAAGGTTTACTCACATATGATTCCTGCAACGCGGTAATGGCCTGGTTTTCTGGGTTGGCTTTCAGCTTCACTCTATATTGCGTCTGGTGCAGGAAGTCAAATAACAAGAGGTATCCCCCACAGGAGGTGCCAATGCCTGTGATTACCTTCACTGTCTCTAGGGCCTGGTGCATGCCTACCAACCCCGGTACCACGCCCAGTACACCCGCCGTGTTGCAGTCCGGGATTTCTTGGGCCGAGGGCGGAGTAGGATAGAGGCAACGATAAGTAGGGCCGCCATTGAGATTGAAGATGCTTACCTGTCCTTCAAAATGATGCAGGGCACCATATACAAACGGTTTCTGTAACAACACACAAGCATCATTGATGAGATACCGAGCCTCAAAATTATCCGTCGCGTCAATGACTAAGTCATAGCCTTGGATAATATCAAGCGCGTTTTCTGGGGAAAGGTGATACGGGTAGGGGACAAGGTTTACCTCTGGATTGAGCAGGGATAATTTACGGACCGCTACAGTTACTTTGTATTCACCAACCTCAGGAGTGCTATACAATACTTGGCGGTGCAGGTTGCTTAGGCTAATAGTGTCACCGTCTACCAGGCCAATGGTGCCCATGCCCATGCCGGTAAGGTACTGCAAGACAGGCACCCCCAACCCACCGGCGCCCACCACCAAAACTTTGGCGGCCTGTAGTTTCTGCTGGGCCGCCGGCCCGAAACCCGGTAGCTGGATTTGCCTACTGTACCGTGGTTCCATGGCTCAGCTTTTGAAGGATGTATGCGTATTCATGTGGATGGTTGGCGTTGTACAGTTCTTCGTCTTGGGCGGGGTGAATGAGCTTGGTATCTGCATTGAGAAGGAATTTACGCGGGCAGGTTTTGTCCGTTTGTACAAATGCCAAAGCCGGGGCATAAGAACTAGGTTCCCAAATGGCCAAAAGCGGCTCTGGCAAATCTGAGCCTTGTAGAGCATAGGCTGTGGCAGTTCTCCTGTCATCTCGTGCCGCTACCAGTGTTTGCAAAGTTTCAAATGCCACCAAAGGCATGTCACAGGCAATGACCAACCAAGCCGCCACTGGATGCTGTTGCATGGCGCTGAGAATCCCGTTGAGTGGCCCGCGTACCTCTAATTCATCTTTAATCACTGCCAACTCACTGGGAATTTCCTGTTCCTGACCTGCACGTACGCTCAGAAATACTTGGATGCAAACACCTTGAAGCAATTGGTACAAATGGGAGCGTTGCGGCTGGCCGTGGTAGGAGATCAGGCTTTTATCCTGTCCCATTCTGGAGCTCTGTCCACCGCTCAGCACCAGGCCATAAAGAGGCTTAGTTTCCTGCATGTACATCATTTTTTCCGCCGGTTTTCTCCAGCAGATGAATATTAGAAATAGTGATGTTGTGGGTGAGGGCCTTGCACATGTCATAGATGCACAGCGCCGCTGCCGAAGCTCCCGTCAAGGCCTCCATCTCCACCCCGGTTTTGCCTTCGCAGCGCACCAGACACTTAACTTTCAGGGAAAAGTTCTCAGCTACAATAATGTCTATTTTGCACGTGGACAACGCCAAAGGATGACACAAGGGAATGATGTCTGAGGTTTTCTTGGCAGCCATGACGCCCGCAATGATAGCCGTCTGCCACACGGCGCCCTTTTTGGTTAGGAAGTTCTGTTCAGCTAGCTGGTTGAAAACAGCCTCAGGAAAGCTAACGGTTGCTTCTGCCACCGCAGTTCTCTGAGTCACTTCTTTGGAAGAAACATCCACCATGCTGGGCAGGCCCTGGTCATCTATATGGGAAAGTGTGCTCATGTATTATGTTGGTTGTCGTTTTTGGCCTGATTTCTGGAAAAGAGGCCAAAAACGGTTTTCTAAGGGATTCGGTCTTGCTTAGTTATTGTTCTGCTTGCCGGCAGGTTTCTACCCGCCCAACACTGACATGGATTCATGAGCCGCAGCGCTGTGGCTGGCCTCGGCGGCGAAACCGTCTTTCTCGCGGTTGGCCACTGCCTCAACTATTGCTTGCTCAAGTTGCTCAGAACCAAGTCCTGCTCTTAATAAGTCTCTTAGGTTAGTAGCCGGCGGGCCATATAGGCAGGTTCTTAGCTCGCCGGTGGCGCCTAGTCTAATGCGGTTGCAGGTACCACAAAACGTTCTACTAAAGGAGGGGATGATGCCAAAGGAGCCGGCATAGCCAGGCACCTGGTAATTGACGGAGGTAGAGGACGGTTCGCTCTCTAGTTTTTCCAGGTTAGGGTGCGTTGAGGCAATGTGCTGGTAGATTTCGTGGTGGCTCCACTGCGGCGCTTGGAAAGAGTCACTTCCGTTAAAAGGCATCTCCTCCAGAAAACGCACCGCCAAAGGATAATCTTTCGTGAGTTCTATAAATGGCAAAATGTCTTGGATGTTCTTGTTCTCAGCGACCACGCAATTCAATTTCACTTCGAACCCGGTGTTCAGCAAGTTGAGGATTGACGCGTAGACGGCGTCAAAGCTGTCGCGGCGGGTGATCTGGAAGAAGCGTTCCCGGTCCAGCGAATCCAGGCTGATGTTGATTTTTCGGATGCCAATCTCTTGCAGGATTTTGATCTGCTTGGCATTGAGCGTGCCGTTGCTGGTGACGGTAATTTCCTCCAGGCCAGGCAGCTGGCTTAGCTTGCGCAGAAAGGGCATGATGCCGGCCCGCACAAAGGGCTCACCGCCGGTAATCCTGATTTTGGTAATGCCTAGGCTACAGAACAGGGCAGACAGGTCATACAGCTCTTCAAACGACAGCAGTTCTTGGCGCGCGGCAAAGTCCATTCCTTCCTCGGGCATGCAATAGTAGCACCTAAAGTTGCACCGGTCCGTCACAGACAGGCGCAGATAGGTGAGTTGTCTGCCGTATTTATCAATCAATTGGGGATTGTGCATGGTTGAAGGTTAGGGATGGGCATTTACCCAGATGCTGTTGTCTTGGTAATATTCTTTCTTCCAGATGGGTACCGTCTTCTTGAGCTCATCAATCAGAAACCGGCAGGCGGTAAAGGCCGCCTCTCGGTGTGCCGAGGCTACGCCAATGATCACCACCGGTTCACCTACCATTTTCTCGCCCACCGCATGCAGCATCACCAGTTTGGTGATGGGCCATTGCTGTTGAGCTTGTTGAGCCAGCTTTTGCATTTCTTTAAGGGCCATGGGCGCATAGGCCTCAAACACCAGCTTCACTACCTCCTTGCCTTGGGCATGGTTCCGGACGGTGCCCACAAACAAATCAATGCCGCCCGCTCCCGGGTCTTGCAAATACTGATAGGCCTCTTGGACCTCTACTTCGTCTACAATCTTAATCAGCATGGCATTTTTCTTAACCGCCGCTAACAGGTGGAATGAGTGCAATTTCTTGGTTAGGAAGCAGTTCTTGGGCGTCATCTGCGTAGGTACTGTCTACCGCCACCGCCAGGGAACTTAGTTTTTTCATGCCCGGGAAGTGGTCTGCCAACCAGGCTTTTAACTGGCCCACGGTCTGTATGTTTTCTTCTGGGTGTATTGTGAGGGAGTTCTGGCCCACTATCTCACGGGTAATCCCAAACAATAGTATTTCCATGTTCTTAATGTAATCTGATCATCATCCGCCATAAAACAGGGAGGAGATCAATAGTTAAATTTACTTCGGTTTGACGCGGTAATCAAATTTTAGTAATCCTTTGCCCTTTGGCAGTGTTAAATTCAAAACGCACGACCCACGTGCTTGGTATCAAAAGCTTCATTTACTCTAGCTTGAGCCATGTAATATTGTGGCAGGTTTTTTAGGAAGGGAACGCGGATATAACGTTCATTTTTGCCTTGTTTTCAGGAAAATCGGCTAAAAATGAGCAGTTAGGATGCCTCTAAATCCTGAAGTGCTTGGTAGTCTTGCTGAGTGTCAATGTCTAAGGCCGCATCAGGGAAAGGTATAGCCACTATCTTCTCTGGATACTTTGAAAGCAGTTTTTTAGCGCCTTCCTGTCCGGACAGCTGCATCAATTCATTCAATAAAGAAGCGTCAAAAAGCATGGGTGCTCCTATGGTGCCAGCATAAGAAGAGCCTACAATCTCTTTATGCGTCTGCTCTTTTGCCTGCATCATGGCATTCAATAATTCTGTGGTAATGAGCGGCTGGTCGCAGAGCATGAAC contains the following coding sequences:
- a CDS encoding VIT1/CCC1 transporter family protein; translated protein: MPTPPSNSRFLLEQSHTPEQINHRLLHVTKHSYLKDFVYGAVDGAVTTFAVVSGVAGAHLSPKIVIILGMANLLADGFSMAVSNYLGTQTEKQFLEKTLAEELRQMEEYPDGEKEEIRQIYAKKGFTGQLLEQVVETLVKDKQIWADTMLQEEHGLSLLPVSAWKAALATFTAFLLIGLIPVAPYLWNYLFSAPLQAPFWWSSVCTGFAFFFIGALKSRFVNKPWYSSGLETLLLGGAAASLAYGVGMILGNA
- a CDS encoding universal stress protein, encoding MKTILVPTDFSKNAHNAMRYAAGLASQVEAKIIIAHIIHLPVAPLESGMVITPDMHLEEDFSLELGTLANNLRQEYNNQFAIETICQYGYLTGDLNDLVKTHQVDLVVMGTHGATNFLDKLIGTNSSEFSKSAVCPVLIIPAVAQFKQIKHIAYASDFESEEGVFLRQLFSIAQLFQAKVSIINVIDDKELNILSDTQVVEDITSQFPEVVYSIAQMRIHDVLEGLHAFVEESQADVLAVSIHKRGFFDELFHSSISKKLIYHTTSPLLTLPENPYQKSWESTSTHSPYSSI
- a CDS encoding murein L,D-transpeptidase, with the translated sequence MNRRHIFLVVLIMLLANGVLFAQAVTMTPASQQQALQKALLQYQSIINTGTWLAFPEDLCVQPGAQDKFVPKVRNLLCLTQDLTQCATQDSSFFDEHLVAAVKRFQKRHGLPADGIIGCRTLTALNVSPAQRVQQIMVNLARWQDSAYAVTTYPLVLVNIPDYRLHLLNNQAQTIWQTRVIVGQRTKALQTRQVNSRISYLVVRPTWNVPKSIIKNEIIPAVRRDRNYLAKNHMALYKDGKRRQVQVSVSSIHWKTVNPEDLTVIQSPGSWNALGKVKFIFHNPFHIYLHDTPVKSLFDHPVRAYSHGCVRVEQPEKLAAYLMNPDWGKPSSFSLQAQKGINGTVFLPKPVAVQIRYFTCWVDGQGVLQFRDDIYGLDTIQQLTVAPTLD
- a CDS encoding pseudouridine synthase, with the protein product MLEIIYEDAQYVAINKPNGLLVHRTRIAEEKKEFALQLLRDQLGYRLHAVHRLDRGTSGVLLFAKSPEATAPLVKAFTERQPDKTYFAIVRGYAPEEGTIDSPIRPDKDHQHKEAQDAVTHFKCLATVELPIAVGPYQTARYSLVKIKPETGRMHQIRKHFAHARHYIVGDKKHGDWRHNRMFLEELNSPTLLLHAASLKFEHPVTGETITIKASLPDNFRRLCQEFNWAPVVATQEELPEPLPSLS
- a CDS encoding molybdopterin molybdotransferase MoeA — encoded protein: MISVEQALQLVLQQTLSLPVEVVPLLQSLNRVLAQEVKADRDFPPFDRVTMDGIAIDLGEFEQGTRTFPISQIQAAGEPPTTLSNPKNCVEVMTGAMLPLNTNAVIPYESCQLEDNQATVLTDQILLGQNIHRQGADCPKGTVLLHRGQRITPAMIGTLATVGYSTVPVYRLPKVAICSTGNELVDVDQSPLPHQIRKSNVFMLAAELQREHINVQLIHLPDDPEVMREQLASILEEHDAILLSGAVSKGKFDYLPQVLEQLRFLPVFHKIAQKPGKPMLFGRMPGGQVVFGFPGNPVSTFVCYHLYFKPWLRHCLGLQKKQDWAQLKHDVTFKPSLTYHLAVSLNNQDGMLKATAVPTTGSGDLTSILIADGLLMLPADRDHFLAGESFPLTLF
- a CDS encoding sulfite exporter TauE/SafE family protein → MMETSFLWLVLCFFAIAALYSSVGFGGGSSYLALLALFLPNFLEIKTTALLCNLVVVSGGTYLFFKQGLFDLKKFAPLVISSVPAAFIGATISLSQAVFFICLGTVLALSGALLIVQFFLQPQVQPATTSKPQAFNIFLGTSAGLVSGLVGIGGGILVSPVLHLLKWAQPKTIAALASFFILVNSFAGLLGQAVSGNFKADYMVLFPLLLAVFLGGQLGTRVSLKMIQPRAVKGLTGVFVLFIGLKLVLSYS
- a CDS encoding HesA/MoeB/ThiF family protein: MEPRYSRQIQLPGFGPAAQQKLQAAKVLVVGAGGLGVPVLQYLTGMGMGTIGLVDGDTISLSNLHRQVLYSTPEVGEYKVTVAVRKLSLLNPEVNLVPYPYHLSPENALDIIQGYDLVIDATDNFEARYLINDACVLLQKPFVYGALHHFEGQVSIFNLNGGPTYRCLYPTPPSAQEIPDCNTAGVLGVVPGLVGMHQALETVKVITGIGTSCGGYLLLFDFLHQTQYRVKLKANPENQAITALQESYVSKPCATVPEVTPQEVHDWFSGGKKFLLLDVREQDEYNQSHLQRALLTPLGILPSQLKQIPLHLPIVTLCQKGGRSRKAAQLLLEHDASLEVYSMIGGMDQWLAELPNTLVVK
- a CDS encoding NTP transferase domain-containing protein, which gives rise to MQETKPLYGLVLSGGQSSRMGQDKSLISYHGQPQRSHLYQLLQGVCIQVFLSVRAGQEQEIPSELAVIKDELEVRGPLNGILSAMQQHPVAAWLVIACDMPLVAFETLQTLVAARDDRRTATAYALQGSDLPEPLLAIWEPSSYAPALAFVQTDKTCPRKFLLNADTKLIHPAQDEELYNANHPHEYAYILQKLSHGTTVQ
- the moaC gene encoding cyclic pyranopterin monophosphate synthase MoaC; translated protein: MSTLSHIDDQGLPSMVDVSSKEVTQRTAVAEATVSFPEAVFNQLAEQNFLTKKGAVWQTAIIAGVMAAKKTSDIIPLCHPLALSTCKIDIIVAENFSLKVKCLVRCEGKTGVEMEALTGASAAALCIYDMCKALTHNITISNIHLLEKTGGKNDVHAGN
- the moaA gene encoding GTP 3',8-cyclase MoaA, with the protein product MHNPQLIDKYGRQLTYLRLSVTDRCNFRCYYCMPEEGMDFAARQELLSFEELYDLSALFCSLGITKIRITGGEPFVRAGIMPFLRKLSQLPGLEEITVTSNGTLNAKQIKILQEIGIRKINISLDSLDRERFFQITRRDSFDAVYASILNLLNTGFEVKLNCVVAENKNIQDILPFIELTKDYPLAVRFLEEMPFNGSDSFQAPQWSHHEIYQHIASTHPNLEKLESEPSSTSVNYQVPGYAGSFGIIPSFSRTFCGTCNRIRLGATGELRTCLYGPPATNLRDLLRAGLGSEQLEQAIVEAVANREKDGFAAEASHSAAAHESMSVLGG
- a CDS encoding molybdenum cofactor biosynthesis protein MoaE — protein: MLIKIVDEVEVQEAYQYLQDPGAGGIDLFVGTVRNHAQGKEVVKLVFEAYAPMALKEMQKLAQQAQQQWPITKLVMLHAVGEKMVGEPVVIIGVASAHREAAFTACRFLIDELKKTVPIWKKEYYQDNSIWVNAHP
- the moaD gene encoding molybdopterin converting factor subunit 1 encodes the protein MEILLFGITREIVGQNSLTIHPEENIQTVGQLKAWLADHFPGMKKLSSLAVAVDSTYADDAQELLPNQEIALIPPVSGG